GATGGCGCCTTTCTCCAAGTCCTCCATAGCTTTAAACGCGGCTTGGAACCGGGGCTCCATTTCCGCGACGAACTCATCCGAAAACCCGATCCTACTGACATCGAGGTACAACCCGAGCTCCTTGTGCTGGTACAACCAGTCAACGTACCTCCTCCAAAGCGCTTTAGGATCTTTCTCCAGCCCACCTTGCTTGGCCTTCTTCAAAACGCCCACGCTGTTCGTTTTGGACAAATCGGCGGACACTTCACCAGCAACGGAGAGCTTGGAGCAAGAATTGGACCGAGTAGGGAATGCGAGCGAGTACTTGTGAAACAATGGAATGACGACTCGATCATGCTTAGGCTTCAAAGAAGGGGAAGAAGAGCAGAGGCCCGAGAGAGAGGCCATTGCAGAACGCAAATACAAGTGAAAGCGAGACGATGATAGCGATGTGCAATAAATGAACTGGCgaggatttttttaaatttaggccATTGGCTTGGATTCGAGGAAGGGTTTGGTTCGATATTTTCTGAAGAATCGATGAACTGAAATGGTTTTGgggtttgtttttgttttacgTGCTGTGCTGGAGTTAACCTGGGAGGGTTGATTGTCTTTTGCTATTCGGTTCACACGTTGATCGTTTGGTTATCGGTTTAGGTTTGTATTGGTTGGTTGCCGCGGGTTagattggttttttttatatataaatattaagtttCAGAATATGttgtatatacaaataattatattagttcaatcaatatgaaaatatatatatatatttattttttaaaatatgtgtaactgaatcaaaatcaaagttgtTATGTATAGATTTTAAtccaattaaatttttatatatgtaattgtaccaaattaaaatttatatatcaaattgtacgttaaactaaaatttatgtataaatatgattttttttttgttctttttctcaTTTGTGCTACAactaatttcaaataaaaaaatgtaagatATGCCATATAAATTTAGGATAAAAATAATGCTAGTAAAAAACATGTGTTATACTCTTACTCCTTGGACGGGACTATCAAACTTTACTCCTCAAAACCACCCATTGAAGCGAGCCTATTAAGATAACTCATCGCGTACTAAATCATGTGAAACTCGAACGAATTTTTTAACCAACTCTCCGAATAAGTCCTATTAGAATAACTCCTCGGATCAAGTCATGTAGGACTCATGCTATAACTGTCATTTACGATATCAGTTGTCACGtttcatttgaaattattaGCAACATGTCCAATCGCCACCCTAATAACCTTACCTAAGCCTGTTGAAGCAACGCAATTGACCAACTTACCTTCAAATTGGCTATAGGAAAGGGACATGCAGCACACCGAAATCATgcccaaaatatttaaattttggatcCCCTACTTGAAGGGGTCTCTCTCGCTctctatatattattttctcattgatccttctttatttttcagtaAAATTGATTTCTGTCTCTAATTACCTCGTAGGTGGCTCACTGTCTTTCTTTAAGTAAGATAAACCGTCATACATgatctttatctaattttttattgatattctATTAACACTGttttttttcaagtcaatatttaaatgaaatttaaattattttgattttgattattattaaataatttattgtaaaattttaaatcttatatctcatttatttaactacatgtatgttaaaagattaaagccTTGTTTAAAGTAGATGCTAAGAATATGTTTTGAGTGtaatagaatataaaattattcaaatttaaattaacttttattagaaaaattaccactaaattatattttaatttgtaggATAGTTTTAAAGGGCGAATGTATTTGAAAGGTTTTAGGatcaaatcaatttaacatatctgttattaaatgaatcaattatgtattattaaaaataattaaataatgtcaaattaggatagagttaatatttattgtttgaaaaatattatttattgtctaataaagttaatatttttaaaagttttatggcTTTGTAAacgaaatttattatttagaattgaactacaattatttttcaatacacttttatatattaaatgttaactttgctacaatttagacttatttttttaataatattgagactaaattgatctatttaataatagaggaTTAATATAATTCAATCTCTGTAATAAAGGGACGTCCTAAatacttttaccatttttaaagtatttttaatcgAAGGTGATCTGTCAATTATTAAGTTTATCtcattttttcttaagataCTCGTGTATTGTATTCTTATTAGTTGATATCTCTTTCGAGGGAATAAAAAGCAATTTTTTGGAACTAGATTGATGCTTGAACCAACCACACCCCTAGTTATCGGTTTGATTAAGGGTGGGTTTAGATGGGTAGTGCGTTTACCTGCgtttagtgtaaaaatagcagCGGGTGGTGAGATTAAATATTgtaacgtgagacaaaaagaaaactaaacgtGTCGCACCGCAACCAatcacccatccaaacccaccctaatcCAACTAGTTTATTTAGTGCTAagtaaatgattaattaaaaagttcataaaataaaaaatattgaaattataatttacttCAACTGATTCAAGTATAGGTTCAATCAATCCGGTATTAATTCATagaacaatttattttttgcttctcttcaaaataatactttaatcaatttttattcaatcggtcaattcaattctaaaacactcatttaaaaataaataaaaaattttaaggtgaatttaaaatagaaagCCAATTTACAAAAAACTATTTAGATTATTAACTATTTACCAAATAAAATTAGATCCAACTcagtttaaacaaaatttaattttgttcacAAGTTGGACCGGTAGATATGATCAATGCCCTTGGAATATTCCTTCCTTCgttttgatttctatttttggagtttagggaaaaaaaacaattatatgctGAATATAAGGTTGGTTTGATCAAATACAGATTGAAGGTAACTtcagataaataaaaattatgtgttgatctaaaatatataaaaagacaTTGAGTTTGCACATGGAGATAAATGTGTTTTTGAAAGTGCTctcgtgaaaaagaaaaatattgagaTTCAACAAAAAAGACAAGTTAAACTTGAGATACATTGTACCTTATAAGGTTCTAAAACGAGTTGGACCCATAGCATATTGGTTGGCTCTCCCACTTGAACTAGATAAGATACACAACGTTTTTCATGCTCCAATGCTATGGAGATATCATTCTgatatttcatatatcattccaATAGAATCGAATAAGGTTCAATCTAATTTATCATACAAGAAATAACCTGCAAAAAGAAATTGACTTGGGAAACGAAGGAATTGAGAAACAAGCGAGTTCCTTTGGTTAAAGTATTGCGGTGTAGTTATAATGCTAAGGAGGTTACCTAGGAGCCCGAGGAAACAATACGATCACAATATCCTCATAtctttttaggtaaatttcgcagatgaaattttttaaggaaGAGAGAAATGTAACAATCTAATTTTTGTTAGTGTCTGATACCCCAATTCAAGACTGGATTTTCTTAACCAAGttgtttaagattttaatttgagaaATTAGTGAGATAAGTATGAAGTTAGAAAGTTGAAtaattgaatggtttaattaaatcaattaaattatggtATATGCCTTTTGTTATATGTTttaacttgtatatatattattataattggagaagAGAATGAAATTATGCGTTTTGTTTTTCAACACTCTTTCATATGAAAAGATGAAACCTTTCTATCACTAGTGGAGTAAATcagtgaaaaaaaatcaaaattcatggtAGTTTTGATTCTTTATCTTGAAagatgttattttattttatttttcataaataattataatgcaTAATTGAACTGATGacttgaatatatattaatcacCTTATCATAATAAATTCATATAGAGATTATATATAGTGTGATATAAACcataacaaatataaattaagaattcacatattatttatattgagtGAAACTCGAACTCGGAATCTCGAATTGTCAAGGTCTTAACATTGTTATTagtgataattatattttattttatctttctcatttatttttttaaatttttatcaaatatacaataaatatttaaatttaaattgaattatatattaattttgaaatgaatttttatattattaacattttcattcatttattttggtaattaaaattcaaataaaaataaattaatggtTTCATTTCAACGTTAATATACAACTggattgaatataaaattacaaatacttAATTCCACTTGAagtcaaatataaaattaaagtaactAAAATCGTGAACTTAATTTCCACACATCTTCATGttgttttttagtttaatttaggATAACATATTGAtatccataaaaaaaaaaagagtatgtTAAGCAACATTAGCATGACAGCAATGTTGTGTTAGGATTATTACAGGATTAAGCATAATCAAATCATGTGGTATTGTGCGTAGCTAATTTAATATGCTTTTGCTTGATCTTCACTTTACAGTTTATGGCCTACCCTTAATACAGGTTTACTTTGATGAGAATTATGGCGTTTGCTCACAAGTCTATAATGCACTTTCCTTTTTTGATTAactatgattttaatttaagcCGACGTCCTTCAACTTTAGAACGAAGGTCAACCTTACACAGTAATTTTAAactgtgatttttttttaaaattttgcgaATATATTATCATACGTGGAAAATACTTTTATTGGTTCGACAAATTTCGCGGCTGAAGGCTGAAAGCcgccaaaagaaaaaaaacacacaccCACAAAGCCAGCTCGGCTGGCGGCATGGGATAGGAGAcggaattaaaattcaattcatttcacaacGTACGATCTTTTGACCTCTCAAAACGCACCGTTCCAAGCTGGTTGAGTCCTCCGATGTTACTCGTTATTAGTCCTAAAAATTTCCACCCTTCCTCAAATCAGATATAAGATTCCccatgttaatatatatttttattattccttAAACAAACCAACAATTATTGCACTAATCCCAACGACGtgattaccattttgccctccACATCTCTTTCATAAAAAAACCCTCTTCAATTTAGGCGCccacaagaaaaagaaaacaacccGGAAAAAAATATTCCTCTCTTTCTCTCCCTCGGAAGCTCACCAATTTCTGCAAAAATGGCGACGATGGTGCCTGACAATCTAAGCCGTGACCAGTACGTTTACTTAGCCAAGTTAGCGGAACAAGCCGAACGCTACGAGGAGATGGTTCAATTCATGCAAAAGCTCGTCCTCGGCTCTACTCCTGCCTCCGAGCTCACCGTCGAGGAACGGAACCTTCTCTCGGTCGCTTACAAAAACGTGATCGGATCTCTACGCGCCGCGTGGAGGATCGTTTCTTCCATCGAGCAGAAAGAAGAAGGTCGGAAGAACGAGGAACATGTGGTGCTCGTCAAGGAGTATAGATCGAAGGTTGAATCTGAGTTGTCGGATGTTTGCGCTAGTATCTTGACTTTGTTGGACTCGAATCTGATCCCATCTGCTGCTGCGAGTGAATCGAAGGTTTTCTATTTGAAGATGAAAGGGGATTATCATCGGTATTTAGCAGAGTTTAAGGTTGGTGATGAGAGGAAAGCTGCTGCTGAGGATACTATGCTGTCTTACAAGGCTGCTCAGgtaacttttttttaacttagaGCCAAGCTTTGACTAAGTAATTGAATATTAAGAGTAGAATTTTGGATGTTGACTTGGAATTATGATTTTAGGGTTAGGTTTTTGGATTTGAGAAATCTGTATAATTTGAAGTTGACAATTTTGGATCCtgtgttgaattaattgaaggATATCGCACTGACGGATCTAGCACCAACGCACCCGATCAGGCTGGGACTTGCGCTGAATTACTCGGTGTTTTACTATGAGATTCTGAATCAGTCCGATAAGGCTTGTAGCATGGCTAAACAGGTGCTCTTCATTTTCAACTCATGAACATGAATTGTTTAAAGCCTTTGCAAGTGAATCTGCTTTAAGCTCCAAACTACTCTTCACCTTGCTTGAGTTGAAGCATAAACCaattaaaaatgaaacataatGTGACTTTTGGTCGATGATCTTGGCTGTTTCTTTATGGAggaatatattattattagcttaattaatctaattagtTTTGTAGTTTGACGTTGGAAAGTTTGCTCTTCTTTGTTAGGCTATTAAATTCAGTTTTATACCATGTCCAGTGCTCCttattttatgacttttatccttaattttgtccCTTAAGGTTTACTAGGGTCCAAAACGAGGTTGATTTGACTTCTTGTGTTGGTGACTTGGTCTAGATGACTTTGTTAAGAGCCGATTAGACAAGACTTTGAATCAGTTTTGGTTTTAACCAGTATTAGCGCAATTAAAGTgacaaatgattttattttatatttttgcaaaTATATAGCTCTGTTTGTTATGTGCTTGATTCTAGTCATTCTAGTACCTTAAATTTACTTCTTAGTTTTAAGTTGGTGAAGTCAGGATTGTCTAGAAACTAATATCAATCCTCTTACtagcaaaatagttatattCTATATGTGTACATGTAGATATGCTAAACCAAATCCTTATTGAGCATAGCACACTAGAGTTTAAGTAGCAAATACATATTTTCAAACATTACATAGATGCATGTTAGGagatgaatttttatttggatgtTTTTCCTATTGTCTTCCTTGTTTGTTTTTATGGGGAGAAAATAAATGGAACGTGGGCAACCTCTGAAATTACTGCAACTTTCTAACCTGTTTGGGGACTTTCTTAGTTGGATGCTTTAAATAAATGCTATCTCTTTTTTGGCATTTTGACTTATTTTTCTGAAACATTCTTTGCCGTCtatgtataaaattatgttGCTGAGTAGTTGATGGTTTTAGTAAgaataaaagatgaattaatggTTGGATATTCATTAAATATtccatgtttttttataaaaaggcATTTGAGGAAGCCATTGCTGAGCTTGACACGCTGGGAGAAGAGTCTTACAAGGACAGCACTCTCATTATGCAACTCCTAAGGGATAACCTTACTCTCTGGACTTCGGATGTTCAGGTCATTGTCCTATCTCTCTCACATAGACACACGTACACGCACTTGAAGACCATGTTTATAGGGATTTTGACACATTGACTTGACCAATGCCTAACTGTATGTGATGTTGATTGTGATGCAGGACCAGTTAGACGAGCCATAGAAGGTGGTGTAACCCGTGTTGGTCCTAGTCTTCTTCCGGAGGAGGTGGGCTTTGAATGTCATTTGCTTATGTTGATTAAAGTGTGTAATTTAAAATGGGAAGTAATCCATGGCATGATGCTATACTCTATCCCCGACTAGATTTCTGAATTTGGAAGCGACTTGGATAGGTGGCATTTTCCAATTAGTTAGTTATATTTACTGCACAGTAGTAATTCCATGATAGATTTTGTTTATAAAGACGGCATAGAAAACTGGACATAATAACTAGGGTAGAATTCGTATTAGATCGAAAAAGAGattaaaaacaaaggaaattaAGGAATTCAAAACAAATTGGTTGATTGTATTTATCCTTTTAAACCGACGCTAAATTTTAGAACACTTAAATTCTTATGAAAAATAGGTTTTAGATTTCATATGACATATTGTAAACATGAGAGAGTCTTTATTTAGGCCAGAAGAAGCCATATACATTCATACAAGCCAGACACCAGATCCTCATAAAAGGaaacataaaagattaaatggTTTTACACACGGCCACACCATAATACAAGATCCGAGAATTTCACTCCCTTGTACTGTTTTTGAGCCATTCTAGAAACTCAGCGCTGCCGCCGCCAATTGGTAAGGCAATTACTTCTGGTACActgagaaaaagaaagggtaAAAAAGTAAGATAAACAAAAGAATCTCGCCATTGCTGTTTTATTGCATTCCTAgtttatttgttcaaaaataaaacgGTGCTCTTTTCTTACCTTTAAAAGGGgttcaacaaaaaataaaaagttttgatgCAATTGTAAAAAGATAATAATGTCCCGAAGTTAAAGGGGGAcacccataattttttttcttttgaagacAACCCTATGACTTCATCTATGTAGTAGCTGcaatttcaaactttaaaattcaaCGTCTGAATAacattttagttgaaaaaaaaaagtaaagaggCTTTTTGCTTACTCATATTCATGATTTGCCTTGACATGTTCTGTGAGTGCTGGCAGTAGGGATTGCCTTGTTTTGATTATCAGCAGTTCCTCAGGATCTCTGTTGACCTGCCCATAAATTGGTTAAAGAAGCAGCGACATAGCCTATTTACTTCGTTCTTTCTTGTATAAATGAATATAAACATAGCTTTTACAGAAGGCCATCAGAAATACTTAGACTGGCAGCCTAAGCAAAAGCTCTATTAAGTTAAAAaggcttcttcttctttctttttttttaattcagaataattagattttcaaatatttctcaatttgCCAGGAAACCTGAAGCCTTAATGGTTTACTTGCATtattcgaaaaaaaaagaaagaagcaaTTTATCCAAAATAAAGTTCATACCTTTCCTTCCCATTCATACACTGATACCACACCTGCATTCACAATACATTCATGCTTCAtaacaattatattttagtaaccATTATTGGCTCAAATGATTACAAAATCAGAAACAAAGAACCTGTCAGTCTTTGACTGAACCAGATTGCTATGATATCATGGCAGTTTACATTTACACCACAAGATATATTTTCAATGGATGAAACAGATTTGCTATGGTATCAATGGCGCAAAATAAAGAACCATATAGATTCGAACCTGGTACTATGTTCACACATGCTGCAAGTTTCTCTTTGACTATGCTATCAGCCAGCTTCCTACCTGCACGTACATTGTGAATGAATTGGAAAAAGGTGCCGTGATGCAAATGAATGTTTATGAATTGGCATAAATTCCCAAAAGCTAAGATACTGAAATATGGTTTCTTTCACCAAACCCAGATTCTATGACTCTTTCCAGCACcaaaagagttaaaaaaaaaacaaacctgCGTCCCTGTTTGGAACAGTAACATAAACGACGATGCTTGGAACAGTGTTGCTACTCGCTTCCATTTTTACAACGGGGACGGTCTTATCAGGTGCACGGGTACTGAACTTGGATCTAAGCAAGAATCCCAAAAGGATATTAGAggctaaattgaaagaaaattagaatatatatatagttgaatTATTTAGTGGGGGTGATGCTAACGAATAACTGCTACCTTAAGAGACGAACAAAGGGGAGAGGCTGGACGCAACCCATTTTGAGATAcgaggaagaagaagagagagtGGGAAACGAAGCGAGCAGTTGGAAACGGCGTCGTGTTGCGTTGGATGAAACAAGCAACGATGCTCTACAACAGAGAGTGGAAGCCATTGTTTGGTTTGGGTGTAGTGTTTTTTATATTAGGTGGCAGAAGGTTCTGGCATTCCTTTCTGGAAACTTAAGAGTTCACTCCATTCGATTCGATACTCTCAACTGACACCCAACAcattttagaatatattttagaattgaGATGAGGTTTTTTGCCACGTGTACTATCCACCATTTCATTCAGTAAGTTTTGTCGACCCATTGTTGAAAGGCCTATGGGGTTTTTGCCCCTATTACTTTTGATATTAAAAGATGGGTTCAAACCTGAAATATCATCATTGGATTTAGTTTGGTTttcgaaaaaaataataattatagcgttttaatttttttaaaatcaaagataATAAACCGGACAAAATCGGATTTCATTGATT
This sequence is a window from Gossypium raimondii isolate GPD5lz chromosome 5, ASM2569854v1, whole genome shotgun sequence. Protein-coding genes within it:
- the LOC105769480 gene encoding 14-3-3-like protein B — protein: MATMVPDNLSRDQYVYLAKLAEQAERYEEMVQFMQKLVLGSTPASELTVEERNLLSVAYKNVIGSLRAAWRIVSSIEQKEEGRKNEEHVVLVKEYRSKVESELSDVCASILTLLDSNLIPSAAASESKVFYLKMKGDYHRYLAEFKVGDERKAAAEDTMLSYKAAQDIALTDLAPTHPIRLGLALNYSVFYYEILNQSDKACSMAKQAFEEAIAELDTLGEESYKDSTLIMQLLRDNLTLWTSDVQDQLDEP
- the LOC105769481 gene encoding protein CutA, chloroplastic, with translation MASTLCCRASLLVSSNATRRRFQLLASFPTLSSSSSYLKMGCVQPLPFVRLLRSKFSTRAPDKTVPVVKMEASSNTVPSIVVYVTVPNRDAGRKLADSIVKEKLAACVNIVPGVVSVYEWEGKVNRDPEELLIIKTRQSLLPALTEHVKANHEYDVPEVIALPIGGGSAEFLEWLKNSTRE